A stretch of the Chlorobiota bacterium genome encodes the following:
- a CDS encoding PQQ-dependent sugar dehydrogenase, with the protein MKFSILSITILFFSFSILFSQQTSLVTRNVKTGLDTPWEIIWGPDNWIWLTERLGKISRINPETGEQKIIVSKLGGVTEISESGLMGMALHPNFKDTSWVYIAYTYLLSGSTLGVKIERYTYRNDSLLQPIKIIDGIKGYSTHDGCRLLISNDRKLFITTGDAQDQPSAQNSLSLNGKTLRLNLDGSIPLDNPFSNAVWSKGHRNAQGIVLTPNGLMYQSEHGPDNDDEINLIIKGRNYGWPTVMGFCDNALETTFCKDSNVVEPLKVWTPTLAVCGMDYYNLNLIPEWNGCLILTTLKASKLVVLKLSPDGKQIESERTYYTGGTSFGRLRDLCVSPDGRIFIGTSNLDGRGTAKQGDDKIIEIKPKGTTDINNKNLIPLKLELSTENFKD; encoded by the coding sequence ATGAAATTTTCAATACTTTCAATTACGATACTGTTTTTTTCTTTTTCAATATTATTTTCTCAGCAAACATCATTAGTAACTAGAAATGTTAAAACTGGACTTGATACACCATGGGAGATAATTTGGGGACCTGACAATTGGATTTGGTTAACAGAAAGATTAGGTAAAATAAGCAGAATTAATCCCGAAACTGGAGAACAAAAAATCATCGTATCCAAATTAGGTGGAGTTACTGAAATTTCAGAATCTGGATTAATGGGAATGGCTTTACATCCAAATTTCAAAGATACTTCTTGGGTTTATATAGCTTATACATACTTATTATCTGGAAGTACTCTTGGAGTGAAAATTGAAAGATATACTTATAGGAATGATTCACTTTTACAGCCAATAAAAATAATTGATGGTATCAAAGGATATTCAACTCATGATGGATGTAGATTACTTATTTCAAATGATAGGAAATTATTTATTACTACCGGTGATGCTCAAGATCAACCTTCTGCTCAAAATTCTTTAAGTCTAAATGGTAAAACTTTGAGACTAAATCTAGATGGAAGTATTCCTTTGGATAATCCTTTTTCAAATGCAGTTTGGAGTAAAGGTCATAGGAATGCTCAAGGTATTGTTTTAACTCCAAATGGTTTAATGTATCAATCTGAACATGGTCCTGATAATGATGACGAAATTAATTTGATTATTAAAGGAAGAAATTATGGTTGGCCTACAGTAATGGGTTTCTGTGATAATGCGTTGGAAACTACTTTTTGTAAAGATTCTAATGTTGTTGAACCCCTTAAAGTTTGGACTCCAACATTAGCTGTTTGTGGTATGGATTATTATAATTTAAATTTGATTCCTGAATGGAATGGGTGTCTAATTTTGACAACATTAAAAGCAAGTAAACTAGTTGTTTTAAAGCTTAGCCCCGATGGCAAACAAATTGAATCTGAAAGAACATATTATACTGGAGGCACTTCTTTTGGTAGATTAAGGGATTTATGTGTATCACCTGATGGTAGAATTTTCATTGGTACTAGTAACCTTGATGGTAGAGGAACAGCAAAACAAGGTGATGATAAAATCATCGAGATAAAACCAAAAGGAACCACAGACATAAATAATAAAAATCTTATTCCATTAAAACTAGAATTATCAACAGAAAATTTTAAGGATTAA
- a CDS encoding VWA domain-containing protein, which translates to MKRIITFCLFIFICFISIKYIGIAQDKNDTTRKSKVEVLTPSPLNRIELRAGGINPKAVSGVGAIQTLISSSASPTTLGATIGGSKDIGYIRNQINEGYVPKFVDFSAEGLYSEHDILTPQIDCSEKLCLSLGYGYAPTADNNSNALFVHLGLSSGVKIDEFKRPPLQLCLVIDRSGSMSEQTDGSSKVTKIQAIKTAIVKLLDKLNSDDLLSVVTFENSAEVIIPQTKINSSNKDDLIKAINSINADGGTNIEQGLFMGYELLEQLPEVNGTNKRIMLFTDAQPNSGATDSVSFTSIIKKYSDKKIGFSAFGVGLDFGQELIYNISKLRGANYFYLENSDKISKVFDKEFDFLVTPIVFDLNVKITTPQGLKLKAVYGLPNWKEGDKDANLEIPTVFFSSNKGAIILRYEKDDSSPLIIKKNDELVSGSISYSDPLGKNYNSSIEVRNQAKATLIPGTQYYTHDGMKKAVALTNIFFGLRDGCMLNTEGKTKEALAAISRAKTLAMVENLYMNDSGLKTEIKLLEKLSENISKGGKPSALGNTKKNY; encoded by the coding sequence ATGAAAAGAATAATAACATTTTGCCTATTTATTTTTATATGTTTTATATCAATCAAGTATATAGGTATAGCCCAAGATAAGAATGATACAACTAGAAAATCTAAAGTTGAAGTATTAACACCATCTCCATTAAATAGAATTGAATTAAGGGCAGGAGGCATAAATCCTAAAGCAGTTAGCGGTGTTGGGGCAATTCAAACATTAATTTCTTCTTCGGCTTCACCAACAACATTAGGAGCAACAATAGGAGGTTCAAAAGATATAGGGTACATAAGGAATCAAATCAACGAAGGATACGTACCTAAATTTGTAGATTTTTCTGCAGAAGGTTTGTATAGTGAACATGATATTTTAACTCCACAAATTGATTGTTCAGAAAAGCTTTGTCTTTCTTTGGGATATGGTTATGCCCCAACTGCTGATAATAATTCAAATGCATTATTTGTTCACTTAGGGCTATCATCTGGTGTAAAAATAGATGAATTTAAACGTCCACCATTGCAACTATGTTTAGTTATTGATAGAAGTGGATCTATGTCTGAACAAACAGATGGATCAAGCAAGGTTACAAAAATTCAAGCTATTAAAACTGCAATTGTAAAATTATTAGATAAATTAAACTCAGATGATTTGCTTTCAGTTGTAACATTTGAAAATTCAGCAGAGGTAATAATTCCTCAAACAAAAATAAATTCGAGCAACAAGGATGATTTAATAAAAGCTATAAACTCAATCAATGCAGACGGAGGAACTAACATTGAGCAAGGACTATTTATGGGTTATGAATTGCTTGAGCAACTACCAGAAGTAAATGGAACTAACAAAAGAATAATGCTTTTCACAGATGCTCAACCAAATTCTGGGGCAACAGATTCAGTAAGTTTTACTAGCATAATAAAAAAATATTCAGATAAAAAAATTGGATTCAGTGCTTTTGGAGTTGGCTTAGATTTTGGACAAGAACTTATATATAATATTTCAAAGCTTAGAGGTGCTAATTATTTTTACTTAGAAAATAGTGATAAAATTTCAAAAGTTTTTGATAAAGAATTTGACTTTTTAGTTACCCCAATTGTATTTGATCTTAATGTAAAAATTACAACTCCACAAGGATTAAAGCTCAAGGCAGTTTATGGGTTACCAAATTGGAAGGAGGGAGATAAAGATGCAAATCTAGAAATACCAACTGTTTTTTTCTCATCAAATAAAGGAGCTATTATTTTAAGATATGAAAAAGATGATAGTTCACCACTTATAATCAAAAAGAATGATGAATTAGTATCGGGAAGTATTTCTTATTCAGATCCATTAGGAAAAAATTATAACTCATCTATTGAAGTAAGAAATCAAGCAAAAGCAACATTGATACCCGGAACACAATATTACACTCATGATGGAATGAAAAAAGCTGTAGCACTTACAAACATATTCTTTGGATTAAGAGACGGTTGTATGCTAAACACTGAGGGTAAAACTAAAGAAGCATTAGCAGCAATTTCAAGAGCAAAAACTTTAGCAATGGTTGAAAATTTATATATGAATGATAGTGGCTTAAAAACTGAAATAAAATTACTTGAAAAGTTATCCGAAAATATTTCAAAAGGTGGCAAACCTTCTGCTTTAGGAAATACAAAAAAGAATTATTAG
- the wecB gene encoding UDP-N-acetylglucosamine 2-epimerase (non-hydrolyzing) codes for MNKLKIIVVIGTRPEAIKLAPVISLLKQQLHNVVVVSSSQHKELLLSVFSIFKIKPKYDLNVMLSSQSSHHIAGNVLIQLEEILKKEKPQLVIVQGDTTTACSGALAAFYSKIPVAHIESGLRTNDIYSPFPEEMNRRIISQIATLNFAPTKFNKNNLLKEGIPNNKIFITGNTVLDSLKFISNHLSSKKNNYKLDIVNDKKIILITVHRNENFGIPMKNILNSINEIVNKYEDFKIIFPVHPNPKVKQAIKKYLKPYERIILKEPMNYIEFINLLSQSFLVMTDSGGIQEEAPAFGVPVIILRSSSERGELISSGGGLISGTQQEDITNLTSQLIENKVLYKKMTKKSFPFGKSGASVKIVKIIEKYLL; via the coding sequence TTGAACAAACTTAAAATAATAGTAGTTATAGGAACAAGACCAGAGGCAATTAAACTTGCTCCAGTAATTTCTCTTTTAAAACAACAATTACATAATGTTGTTGTTGTTTCTTCATCACAGCATAAAGAATTACTTTTATCTGTATTTTCTATTTTCAAAATTAAACCGAAGTATGATTTAAACGTGATGCTTAGTTCACAATCATCACATCATATTGCTGGGAACGTATTAATTCAATTGGAAGAAATTCTGAAGAAAGAAAAACCACAGTTGGTAATTGTTCAAGGTGATACAACTACTGCTTGTAGTGGTGCTTTAGCTGCTTTTTATTCAAAAATTCCAGTTGCACATATTGAATCAGGATTAAGAACAAATGATATCTATTCTCCTTTCCCAGAAGAAATGAATAGAAGAATAATATCTCAAATAGCTACACTTAATTTTGCCCCAACAAAATTTAATAAAAATAATTTATTAAAGGAAGGTATTCCAAATAATAAAATTTTTATAACAGGAAATACTGTTCTTGATTCATTAAAATTTATTTCTAATCATTTAAGTTCAAAGAAAAATAATTATAAGTTGGATATAGTTAACGATAAAAAAATTATTCTAATAACAGTTCATAGGAATGAGAACTTTGGAATTCCAATGAAGAATATCCTCAATAGTATCAATGAAATTGTAAATAAATATGAAGACTTTAAAATAATTTTTCCAGTTCATCCAAACCCAAAAGTTAAGCAAGCAATTAAAAAATACTTAAAACCATATGAAAGAATTATATTAAAAGAACCTATGAATTACATCGAGTTTATAAATCTTTTAAGTCAGTCATTCCTTGTAATGACTGACTCTGGTGGTATACAAGAAGAAGCACCTGCATTTGGGGTTCCTGTAATTATTCTTAGATCATCAAGTGAAAGAGGTGAGCTTATATCCTCTGGAGGTGGCTTAATTTCTGGAACTCAACAAGAGGATATTACAAATTTGACATCTCAATTAATTGAAAATAAAGTCTTGTATAAAAAGATGACTAAAAAATCTTTCCCGTTTGGGAAAAGTGGAGCTTCAGTAAAAATTGTTAAAATTATTGAAAAATATCTACTATAA
- a CDS encoding peptidylprolyl isomerase yields MGVMNKLRRSMPAVVIFLIVMFVLLIIFEWGTQGRTGNNRDVSGKSIGSINGQPISSVEYETRVKEMIDQQRESNPTGEIDEEQIRTQVWDQLVSEEIISQEADKLGISVSDDELTKTLLFEPPDFLKKGFTDSTGYFNEGMYRQFMTGMDKFLNERKYPANEVAKIKKQVLQAQEFIRKDRLRAAVESAISSSVVPSATAAHAEFVEKNSKASGNYAFLDAALISDAQTNVRDDDGKKYFEENRAQYKQKASREGKYILWNVQPSAQDTLAIQRKEKAFNDALKLATTPKAKDSLFNEYSNVGKFDGTSYTPMQEVPQEVQPKLDSAKIGDVIGPVSLPEGSQILLVVDIKDTGESFVRAKHILIKTEGRNDDSCKQVASKILSEIKSGKNFDELAKARSEDPGSGAKGGDLGYFKKGQMVKPFDEAAFSLPVGSLSGLVKSQFGYHIIKVMDKSSKSFKFRSLKFTPLISGFTKNNLRRKAQDIQARLEKGENIDSISSKEKIQALETGPVNKLQPTAGSMRLTNFIMTHKVGEVSDVIDMKDGSVLISIVTKIKTEGLAQYEDVKEVILNKLRLSKKLDMLKDRASKLGGNVTVGDTVRLKFNDSTIEVKNFKDLAKNAPLPGGGSDPIASNAIFNSEIGKISQPIRGERGYYVILVSDRKDASEAEFNTNKVKLIKDNYMQRKGSVFQTWMQKVRENAKIEDNRNLR; encoded by the coding sequence ATGGGTGTAATGAATAAACTGCGTAGGTCTATGCCCGCAGTAGTTATCTTCCTGATTGTGATGTTTGTTCTTCTAATCATTTTTGAATGGGGAACTCAAGGTCGCACTGGCAACAACCGCGACGTTAGCGGTAAATCAATAGGGTCAATCAATGGGCAACCTATATCTTCAGTAGAGTATGAAACTCGAGTTAAAGAAATGATTGATCAACAACGTGAATCCAACCCAACAGGTGAAATTGACGAAGAGCAAATTAGAACTCAAGTTTGGGATCAACTTGTTTCTGAAGAGATTATTTCACAAGAAGCTGACAAACTTGGAATTTCTGTTAGTGATGATGAATTAACAAAGACTCTTTTATTTGAGCCACCAGATTTTCTTAAAAAAGGATTTACTGATTCAACAGGTTATTTTAATGAAGGTATGTACCGTCAGTTTATGACTGGAATGGACAAATTTTTAAATGAAAGAAAGTATCCTGCTAACGAAGTAGCAAAAATTAAAAAGCAAGTTTTACAAGCTCAGGAATTTATTAGAAAAGATCGTTTACGTGCTGCTGTAGAATCAGCAATTTCTAGTTCTGTAGTACCTTCAGCAACTGCTGCTCATGCAGAGTTTGTAGAAAAAAATTCTAAAGCTTCTGGGAATTATGCTTTTCTAGATGCTGCTTTAATTTCTGATGCTCAAACAAATGTTCGAGATGATGATGGTAAAAAATATTTTGAAGAAAATAGAGCTCAATACAAACAAAAAGCTTCAAGAGAAGGAAAGTATATTCTTTGGAATGTACAACCCTCTGCTCAAGATACACTAGCTATTCAAAGAAAAGAAAAAGCATTTAATGATGCATTAAAATTAGCTACAACTCCTAAAGCTAAAGATAGTTTATTTAATGAATACTCTAATGTTGGAAAATTTGATGGAACTTCTTATACACCAATGCAAGAAGTGCCACAGGAAGTTCAACCTAAATTAGATTCTGCTAAAATTGGCGATGTAATAGGACCAGTTTCTTTGCCAGAAGGAAGTCAGATTCTTTTGGTAGTTGATATAAAAGATACAGGTGAATCTTTTGTTAGAGCGAAACATATTCTTATAAAAACTGAGGGTAGAAATGATGATAGTTGCAAACAAGTGGCATCTAAAATTCTTTCTGAAATTAAATCAGGGAAAAATTTTGATGAACTTGCAAAAGCAAGAAGTGAAGACCCTGGTTCTGGTGCAAAGGGAGGTGATTTAGGTTATTTCAAAAAAGGTCAAATGGTAAAGCCTTTCGATGAAGCTGCATTCTCATTACCTGTTGGTAGTCTTTCTGGTCTTGTTAAATCACAATTTGGATATCATATTATAAAGGTAATGGATAAATCTTCTAAAAGTTTTAAGTTCCGTTCGTTAAAATTTACTCCTTTAATTTCTGGATTTACTAAAAACAACTTAAGAAGAAAAGCTCAAGATATACAAGCTAGACTTGAAAAAGGAGAAAATATTGATTCTATTTCTAGTAAGGAAAAGATTCAAGCTCTTGAAACAGGACCTGTTAACAAATTACAACCAACTGCTGGATCTATGCGATTAACTAATTTCATAATGACTCACAAAGTTGGTGAAGTTAGTGATGTTATAGATATGAAAGATGGAAGTGTATTAATTTCAATAGTTACTAAAATAAAGACTGAAGGTTTGGCTCAATATGAAGATGTTAAAGAAGTAATACTTAACAAACTTCGCCTTTCTAAAAAATTAGATATGCTCAAAGATAGAGCATCTAAATTAGGAGGAAATGTAACAGTTGGAGATACAGTAAGGTTGAAGTTCAATGATTCAACAATTGAAGTTAAAAATTTCAAAGATCTTGCTAAGAATGCTCCTCTACCTGGTGGTGGATCAGATCCAATTGCTAGCAATGCAATTTTCAATTCTGAAATAGGTAAAATTTCTCAACCAATTCGTGGTGAAAGAGGTTATTACGTAATCTTAGTTAGTGACAGGAAAGATGCTTCTGAAGCTGAATTTAACACTAATAAAGTTAAATTAATTAAAGATAATTATATGCAACGTAAAGGTTCTGTCTTCCAAACTTGGATGCAAAAAGTACGTGAGAATGCAAAGATTGAAGATAATAGAAATTTAAGATAA
- a CDS encoding pyruvate dehydrogenase: MSSENKLTTEIEILESTKFNWKRVAQNILLSRALDDIEEKQLVPKGLITYQFSARGHDLAQSILGELINHKHDGATVYYRSRPFLLMQGLTAEEAIRSTMGRSGGASDGRDIGVVHNLPPRKFGTVIPASGDVGAQYTQAIGWAQSVEYYANVLGNPEWHGAIGVALGGDGSCATNGFWSALTIATTQSLPYLFFIEDNGYGISVTGDYQTPGSDISANLQSFKGLTIFSGSGTDPIEAYNLISKAVQNTREGNPTLLKLKVPRLCGHSFVDTQTYKSAELLEIEIKNDPLFKLKDFLVYNKILSENDWDEMQKSSLIEVQNAAYVSIDSKLSNPKNAHRFVFYEKNYPQIVGGCMPIIGEDNFLKLYSSSTTTNPEGPRINFLEAVRKTLICEMNLNEKILVFGEDVGAKGGVHGATIDLQHQFGIERVFDTSLNEEGIIGRAVGMAVAGLMPVPEIQFRKYADPAHEQITDCGTMRWRTANKFASPMVVRIPVGFGKKSGDPWHSVTGESVYAHLIGWKIVIPSNAEDAVGLLRYALRGNDPVIFMEHRAMLDSREARRSYPGDNYIIPFGRANIIKKGTDLTIVTWGEMVHRTIEAIEGLSINVELIDLRTISPWDKETVIESVKKTNRCIVIHEDNMTCGFGAEIVAELMKECFKFLDSPIERLTTFDCPIPYNPELMQAVTPTVNSIKKIIDKVINY, encoded by the coding sequence ATGTCTTCTGAAAATAAGTTAACAACAGAAATTGAGATATTAGAATCAACTAAATTCAATTGGAAAAGAGTAGCTCAAAATATACTTCTTTCTAGAGCACTCGATGATATAGAAGAAAAACAACTTGTTCCTAAAGGATTGATAACATATCAATTTTCAGCAAGAGGTCATGATTTAGCCCAAAGTATTTTAGGCGAGTTGATTAATCATAAACATGATGGAGCAACAGTTTATTATCGTTCTAGGCCTTTTCTATTGATGCAAGGATTAACTGCTGAAGAAGCTATTCGTTCAACTATGGGACGTAGTGGTGGAGCTAGTGATGGAAGAGATATAGGAGTAGTTCACAATTTACCACCTCGTAAATTTGGAACAGTAATACCAGCTAGTGGAGATGTGGGGGCTCAATATACTCAGGCTATTGGTTGGGCTCAATCAGTTGAATATTATGCAAATGTTTTAGGAAATCCAGAATGGCATGGTGCAATTGGTGTAGCATTAGGTGGCGATGGTTCTTGCGCAACAAATGGTTTTTGGTCTGCTTTGACAATTGCAACAACTCAATCTTTGCCATATCTTTTTTTTATTGAAGATAATGGTTATGGAATTTCAGTTACTGGAGACTATCAAACACCTGGTTCTGATATCTCTGCAAACCTACAATCATTTAAAGGTTTGACAATTTTTAGTGGATCTGGTACTGATCCAATTGAAGCATATAATTTAATCTCAAAGGCAGTTCAAAACACTAGAGAAGGTAACCCTACGCTTTTAAAGCTTAAAGTTCCAAGGCTCTGTGGACATTCGTTTGTTGATACTCAAACTTATAAATCAGCAGAATTATTAGAGATAGAAATCAAAAATGATCCTCTTTTTAAGTTAAAAGATTTTCTTGTATATAATAAAATATTATCTGAAAATGATTGGGACGAAATGCAAAAATCTTCATTAATAGAAGTTCAAAATGCAGCATACGTTTCTATTGATAGTAAATTATCAAATCCAAAAAATGCTCATAGGTTTGTTTTTTATGAGAAGAATTACCCACAAATTGTAGGGGGTTGTATGCCAATTATAGGAGAAGATAATTTTTTAAAATTGTACTCTTCAAGCACTACAACAAATCCTGAAGGACCAAGAATAAATTTTTTGGAAGCAGTAAGAAAAACTCTGATTTGTGAAATGAACCTTAATGAAAAAATACTTGTATTTGGAGAAGATGTTGGTGCTAAAGGAGGTGTACATGGAGCAACAATTGACTTACAGCATCAGTTTGGAATAGAACGAGTTTTTGATACTTCATTAAATGAAGAAGGAATTATTGGCAGAGCAGTTGGCATGGCAGTAGCTGGTTTGATGCCAGTTCCAGAAATTCAATTTAGAAAATATGCAGATCCCGCACATGAACAAATTACAGATTGTGGCACAATGCGTTGGAGAACTGCAAACAAATTCGCATCTCCAATGGTTGTAAGAATTCCAGTTGGCTTTGGGAAAAAGTCAGGTGACCCATGGCATTCTGTAACTGGTGAATCTGTTTATGCACATTTGATTGGTTGGAAAATTGTAATTCCATCGAATGCTGAAGATGCTGTAGGCCTTCTAAGATATGCTTTAAGAGGAAATGACCCTGTAATATTTATGGAACATAGAGCAATGCTTGATTCTCGAGAAGCAAGAAGATCTTACCCTGGAGATAATTATATTATTCCTTTCGGTAGGGCTAATATAATTAAAAAAGGGACTGACTTGACAATTGTAACTTGGGGTGAAATGGTTCATAGAACTATTGAAGCAATTGAAGGTTTATCAATAAATGTTGAGCTTATAGATTTAAGAACAATTTCGCCTTGGGATAAAGAAACTGTAATTGAATCTGTCAAAAAAACAAATAGATGTATTGTTATACATGAAGATAATATGACATGTGGATTTGGAGCTGAAATAGTTGCTGAATTAATGAAGGAATGTTTTAAATTTTTAGATTCACCAATTGAAAGATTAACAACATTTGATTGCCCAATTCCATATAATCCTGAATTGATGCAAGCAGTTACTCCAACAGTAAATAGTATAAAAAAAATAATTGATAAAGTAATTAATTATTAG
- the purT gene encoding formate-dependent phosphoribosylglycinamide formyltransferase — protein MTKKILLLGSGELGKEFTIAAKRLGQYVIAVDSYSNAPAQQVADESEVIDMLDGESLKKIVEKHKPDIIVPEIEAIRTETFYEFENSGIQVVPSARAANFTMNRRAIRDLASNELGVRTARYKYATTLEEFKKAVYEIGIPCVVKPLMSSSGKGQSTLKNESEIEKCFDYGMNNSRGDVKEMIVEEFIKFHTEITLLTVTQKNGETLYCPPIGHRQERGDYQESWQPVYLSQKDLLMAQEMANKVTKSLTGFGLWGVEFFITDSDVVFSELSPRPHDTGMVTLAGTQNLNEFELHLRAILGLPINEIKLERSGSSSVILYTGDGIGKPIYNGLEEALSEKETDVKLFGKPETRKYRRMGVALAYGKVDSDIEELRVKSKNVADKIFIKTC, from the coding sequence ATGACTAAAAAAATATTGTTATTGGGTTCAGGTGAACTTGGAAAAGAATTTACAATTGCTGCAAAAAGACTAGGGCAATATGTTATTGCTGTAGATTCTTATAGCAATGCGCCTGCTCAGCAAGTTGCAGATGAAAGTGAAGTTATTGATATGTTGGACGGTGAATCATTAAAAAAAATAGTCGAGAAACATAAGCCAGATATTATTGTACCTGAAATTGAGGCTATTAGAACAGAAACATTTTATGAATTTGAAAATTCTGGAATTCAAGTTGTACCAAGTGCTCGGGCTGCAAATTTCACAATGAACAGGAGAGCAATTAGAGACTTAGCATCTAACGAGCTTGGGGTTAGAACTGCAAGATATAAATACGCAACAACTTTAGAAGAATTCAAAAAAGCAGTTTATGAAATTGGAATTCCTTGTGTTGTAAAACCTTTAATGTCATCTTCTGGGAAAGGTCAATCAACATTGAAAAATGAATCTGAAATAGAAAAATGTTTTGATTATGGAATGAATAATTCAAGAGGCGATGTAAAAGAAATGATTGTAGAAGAGTTTATAAAATTCCATACAGAGATAACACTTCTTACAGTAACTCAAAAAAATGGTGAAACTTTATATTGTCCTCCTATTGGTCACCGTCAAGAGCGAGGGGATTATCAAGAGAGTTGGCAACCAGTATATCTCTCTCAAAAAGATTTGTTGATGGCACAAGAAATGGCGAATAAAGTTACAAAGTCATTAACTGGTTTTGGTTTATGGGGAGTAGAATTTTTTATAACTGATAGTGATGTTGTATTTAGTGAACTTTCTCCAAGACCCCATGATACAGGTATGGTAACACTAGCAGGGACTCAGAATCTAAATGAATTCGAATTACACTTAAGGGCAATATTGGGATTACCAATCAATGAAATAAAATTAGAACGCTCTGGTTCTAGCTCAGTAATTTTATATACTGGTGATGGAATTGGTAAGCCAATCTATAATGGACTTGAAGAAGCATTATCTGAAAAAGAGACAGATGTTAAGTTGTTTGGCAAACCAGAAACAAGGAAATATAGACGCATGGGTGTTGCCCTTGCTTATGGTAAAGTTGATTCTGATATTGAAGAATTAAGAGTTAAATCTAAAAATGTTGCTGACAAAATTTTCATAAAAACTTGTTAA